The Candidatus Zymogenaceae bacterium genome has a window encoding:
- a CDS encoding site-2 protease family protein → MLWIIPIMLAVILHEVAHGYAALKLGDTTARDMGRLTLNPIPHIDPVGTIIIPLALVLLHAGFVFGYARPVPVNFHRLKNPKRGMVLVAAAGPLTNLLLALVAAIVLRFVYLIDPNLFLPLVDSSASYGLGASMIATALHILFYLVLLSVVLALFNLIPVPPLDGGRIVTGLLPDDAARSYAKIEPFGIFIVIGILFLDPIGIFRGMLGLGINMVSLFLLGGDLMTVLGALFTTG, encoded by the coding sequence ATGCTGTGGATCATCCCCATCATGCTGGCGGTGATTCTTCACGAAGTGGCCCACGGGTACGCGGCCCTGAAGCTGGGAGACACCACCGCCAGGGATATGGGGAGACTCACCCTCAATCCGATTCCGCATATCGATCCGGTGGGGACCATCATCATTCCCCTGGCACTGGTGTTGTTACACGCGGGCTTTGTCTTCGGCTACGCCAGGCCGGTGCCGGTCAATTTCCACCGCCTCAAAAATCCCAAGCGCGGGATGGTGCTGGTGGCGGCGGCCGGCCCCCTGACGAACCTGCTCTTGGCCCTCGTCGCGGCGATCGTGCTGAGATTCGTCTACCTCATAGACCCGAACCTCTTTCTTCCCCTGGTGGATTCCTCGGCTTCATACGGCCTGGGCGCCTCGATGATCGCAACGGCGCTCCATATCCTGTTCTACCTGGTGCTTCTTTCCGTGGTGCTGGCGCTGTTCAACCTGATTCCGGTACCTCCCCTGGACGGAGGGCGCATCGTCACGGGGCTCTTGCCGGACGACGCCGCCCGATCATACGCTAAAATAGAGCCCTTCGGCATTTTTATCGTAATCGGGATTCTTTTTTTAGATCCCATCGGCATCTTTCGGGGTATGCTCGGCCTTGGAATTAATATGGTATCCCTCTTTCTGTTGGGAGGAGACCTGATGACCGTGCTGGGCGCCCTGTTTACCACCGGGTAA
- a CDS encoding segregation/condensation protein A, with translation MDRNSEHPFGIDRYTVKLDIFEGPLDLLLYLVKKNEYDIFDIPIARITEQYMEHLELMRVLNLDIAGEYLVMAATLAHIKSRMLLPVPEPEDGEGDEGDDPRMELAMRLLEYQRFKDAAQTLSTFDILMRDVFLRGAEAERDSGEEVLEDLSIYELVMAFRKILMEAPKDSLHEIIVDEMSLQEHIDDMERIIAAKREVVFHDLFPRGADRGMVVLTFLALLELIRNMRVRIYQADTFGVIRIYWREDS, from the coding sequence ATGGATAGAAACTCGGAACATCCCTTCGGCATAGACCGATACACCGTCAAGCTCGATATCTTCGAGGGTCCCCTCGACCTGCTTCTGTACCTGGTCAAAAAAAACGAGTACGACATCTTCGATATCCCCATCGCCCGGATTACCGAGCAGTACATGGAACACCTAGAGCTGATGCGGGTGCTGAATCTTGACATCGCCGGAGAATACCTGGTCATGGCGGCGACCCTGGCGCACATCAAATCCAGAATGCTGCTTCCCGTTCCGGAGCCGGAAGACGGCGAAGGGGACGAGGGGGATGATCCCCGGATGGAGCTGGCCATGCGTCTGTTGGAATATCAGCGTTTCAAGGACGCAGCCCAGACCCTCAGCACCTTCGACATCCTGATGCGGGACGTTTTCTTACGGGGCGCCGAGGCGGAGCGTGATTCAGGAGAGGAAGTCCTGGAGGACCTCTCGATATACGAGCTGGTCATGGCCTTCAGAAAGATACTCATGGAGGCGCCGAAGGATTCGCTTCACGAAATCATCGTCGATGAGATGTCCCTCCAGGAGCACATCGATGATATGGAGCGCATTATCGCGGCGAAGCGGGAGGTGGTCTTTCACGACCTGTTCCCCAGGGGGGCGGACCGCGGCATGGTGGTGCTGACCTTCCTGGCGCTTTTGGAGCTGATACGCAACATGCGTGTGCGTATCTATCAGGCCGACACATTCGGTGTGATCCGAATATACTGGAGAGAGGACTCGTAG
- the scpB gene encoding SMC-Scp complex subunit ScpB encodes MGVIEALIFASEKPIREDDIKKILPAAKPKDVREALKDLSDIHEKNSGGIYIAQVAGGYQFRTRSEFSQYVRALLEIRPKRLSRAAMETLAIVAYRQPVTRQDIERLRGVDSGGVLKLLLDRKLLKIMGKQDLPGKPLIYGTTKEFLETFGLKDLSSLPNLKEMNELFDEGEIEQQTSLLFGDEDTQTE; translated from the coding sequence ATGGGCGTCATAGAGGCCCTTATCTTTGCGTCGGAGAAACCGATCAGGGAGGACGATATCAAAAAAATCCTCCCGGCGGCGAAACCGAAGGACGTCCGTGAAGCCCTGAAGGATCTGTCCGACATCCACGAAAAAAACAGCGGCGGCATATACATCGCCCAGGTGGCCGGCGGATACCAGTTTCGCACCCGTTCGGAATTTTCCCAGTACGTCAGAGCGCTTCTGGAGATCAGGCCGAAGCGGCTGTCCCGTGCCGCCATGGAGACCCTGGCCATCGTCGCCTACCGCCAGCCGGTCACCCGCCAGGACATCGAGCGCCTCAGGGGGGTGGACTCCGGCGGCGTGCTCAAGCTGCTTTTGGATCGAAAGCTTTTGAAAATTATGGGCAAGCAGGACCTCCCCGGCAAGCCCCTCATATACGGCACGACCAAGGAATTTCTGGAGACCTTCGGCCTGAAAGACCTTTCATCCCTACCGAACCTCAAGGAGATGAACGAGCTTTTCGACGAAGGTGAAATCGAACAACAAACAAGCCTGCTATTCGGCGATGAAGACACTCAGACTGAATAA
- a CDS encoding rRNA pseudouridine synthase, with the protein MKTLRLNKFISRSGLTSVRGAEELISQGRVLINGEVATEPGMIIDPAADVVHVDGEQVLALKKKHYYRFYKPKGVVSTMSDPEGRPSIDEYTSDLSVRVFPAGRLDYDADGLMILTNDGDTANALMHPSSKLPKTYQVKISGSLTPREIERFAGGVTIDRKKTLPAKIRLLEKRPGNSWYEVTIREGRNRQIKKMFSVFNKRVLKLRRVSIGPIQLEGLAPGEIQKFTSEERKRFLEFISSAPTKRS; encoded by the coding sequence ATGAAGACACTCAGACTGAATAAATTTATTTCCCGCTCCGGGCTCACGTCGGTGCGGGGGGCGGAAGAGCTGATCTCCCAGGGGAGGGTCTTGATCAACGGCGAGGTCGCCACCGAGCCGGGGATGATCATAGACCCCGCAGCCGACGTCGTGCACGTGGACGGCGAGCAGGTCCTCGCGTTAAAAAAGAAGCACTACTACCGCTTCTACAAACCGAAGGGGGTCGTATCAACCATGTCCGATCCCGAGGGACGGCCCTCCATCGATGAGTACACCTCCGATTTGTCGGTCCGGGTCTTTCCCGCCGGCCGTCTTGACTACGACGCGGACGGGTTGATGATCCTCACCAACGACGGGGACACCGCGAACGCCCTGATGCATCCCTCGTCGAAACTGCCCAAGACCTACCAGGTGAAGATCAGCGGCTCGCTGACGCCCCGGGAAATCGAACGCTTCGCCGGCGGCGTGACGATAGACAGAAAAAAGACACTGCCCGCGAAAATTCGGCTCCTCGAAAAGCGCCCCGGCAACAGCTGGTACGAGGTCACCATCAGAGAGGGGAGAAACCGGCAGATAAAGAAGATGTTTTCCGTCTTCAACAAACGGGTACTCAAGCTCAGGCGCGTCTCCATCGGCCCCATCCAGCTCGAAGGGTTGGCGCCGGGGGAGATTCAAAAATTCACCTCGGAAGAGAGAAAGCGCTTTCTCGAATTCATCTCATCCGCTCCTACAAAACGCTCATGA
- a CDS encoding aminopeptidase P family protein — protein MNTSSPFITPRVELTARAEHLAKKARDRDIDVVLIFQNTDLFYFTGTIQKGVFVLTVESPSESTLFVIRDIQRAKDESTLPNIREMDGMRSLPRILSDMGIGDDTHIGLEMDVLPAKQYLSVKKMFPNADISDASPLIRDVRSVKSPFEIELTARAAAMQRRVFAEAFKFFTPDIREIDIMLRIEARYRELGHQGLIRMRGFNQELFYGVVSSGASGDNPNYLDGPVAGAGLYPSFPQGGGTRVIGIHEPVMVDMVSNVGGYISDAARMYCKGAFPNGASRALDAAVSAQEAVLPYMHPGGSVSAGAEAARHAADASGLGMRFMGPPGRGVSFVGHGVGLEVDELPVIIEGTNDTFREGQIVALEPKFFLEDHGVVGLENTYVIGPDGPEKLTDFPEEPVIVD, from the coding sequence ATGAACACATCCTCCCCATTCATCACCCCACGGGTCGAGCTGACGGCCCGCGCGGAGCATCTCGCAAAAAAGGCCCGGGATCGAGACATCGACGTCGTTCTCATCTTTCAGAACACCGACCTCTTCTATTTCACCGGTACCATCCAGAAGGGCGTCTTCGTCCTGACGGTGGAAAGTCCCTCCGAGAGCACCCTCTTTGTCATCAGAGACATTCAGAGGGCGAAGGACGAATCGACCCTCCCCAACATTCGTGAGATGGACGGCATGAGAAGCCTCCCCCGAATCCTCTCCGATATGGGCATCGGCGATGACACGCACATCGGCCTTGAGATGGACGTCCTGCCGGCGAAACAATACCTCTCGGTGAAAAAGATGTTTCCGAACGCCGACATCAGCGACGCATCTCCCCTCATTCGCGACGTCCGATCGGTCAAGTCCCCCTTTGAAATTGAGCTGACCGCCCGCGCCGCCGCCATGCAGCGCCGGGTGTTCGCCGAGGCGTTCAAATTTTTCACCCCCGACATTCGGGAGATAGACATCATGCTCAGGATCGAGGCCCGCTACCGGGAGCTGGGACACCAGGGCCTCATCCGCATGAGGGGATTCAACCAGGAGCTGTTTTACGGCGTGGTGTCGTCCGGCGCATCCGGGGATAATCCAAACTACCTGGACGGCCCGGTGGCGGGGGCGGGGCTCTATCCCTCCTTCCCCCAGGGGGGCGGAACCAGGGTGATCGGCATACACGAGCCGGTGATGGTGGATATGGTCAGTAATGTGGGGGGATACATCTCCGACGCCGCCCGGATGTATTGCAAAGGGGCGTTCCCCAACGGCGCCTCCCGGGCGCTGGATGCGGCCGTCTCCGCCCAGGAGGCGGTACTCCCTTACATGCACCCGGGAGGATCGGTTTCCGCCGGCGCCGAAGCCGCACGGCACGCGGCGGATGCCTCCGGCCTGGGGATGCGCTTCATGGGACCTCCCGGGAGGGGGGTGAGCTTTGTGGGACACGGCGTGGGGCTGGAGGTTGACGAGCTGCCGGTGATCATCGAGGGAACGAACGATACCTTCCGGGAGGGACAGATCGTCGCTCTGGAGCCGAAATTCTTCCTCGAAGATCACGGCGTCGTGGGCCTTGAGAACACCTACGTCATCGGCCCCGACGGTCCCGAAAAGCTCACCGATTTCCCCGAGGAGCCGGTGATTGTGGACTAA
- a CDS encoding pyridoxal-phosphate dependent enzyme — translation MSERPWIFSHFPALKGRIPFTSLGEYPSRVERLEKLSDYVGAEIWIKRDDAASCIYGGNKCRMMEFIIPDAKEKGRESLISWGALGSNQVVSSVIFGAHEGYTDITAVYGTQPYHAYVRRNFLISTSLGVDQHLAASDASQVLKLLWFYLKKLASGKKPYLIPLVGSKPISVLSYVDASLELKRQIDGKEAPAFDEIFVTVGTGGTAAGLILGSLIFPDIGRIVGVRVIEKSFVNRPIIAWEINRTRRFMKRLGADPAVGRVRSSDIEMLDYMGPAYAESTPECLQAIELLERLEGITLDVTYTGKTMAALLDRAHKDRNKRYLFWHTLNTVDISTITDALPDPCEAPECFHTHLGVDTSGGTT, via the coding sequence ATGAGCGAGCGGCCTTGGATCTTTTCACACTTCCCCGCTCTGAAAGGGCGAATTCCCTTTACGTCACTCGGCGAGTATCCGAGCCGGGTGGAACGGCTGGAGAAACTGAGTGACTATGTGGGCGCGGAGATCTGGATCAAGCGCGATGATGCCGCGTCCTGTATCTACGGCGGCAACAAGTGCCGGATGATGGAATTCATCATCCCCGACGCCAAGGAGAAGGGGAGAGAGTCGCTCATCTCATGGGGCGCTCTGGGATCAAACCAGGTGGTCTCGTCGGTCATCTTCGGCGCACATGAGGGATACACCGACATCACCGCGGTGTACGGCACCCAGCCCTACCATGCCTACGTCCGAAGGAATTTTCTCATCTCCACGTCCCTGGGCGTCGATCAGCACCTGGCCGCGTCAGACGCCTCCCAGGTGTTGAAGCTCTTGTGGTTCTACCTGAAGAAGCTTGCGTCCGGGAAAAAGCCGTATCTGATACCGCTTGTGGGATCGAAGCCGATCTCCGTCCTCTCATATGTGGACGCGTCCCTGGAGCTGAAGCGCCAAATCGACGGGAAGGAAGCCCCCGCTTTTGATGAGATCTTCGTAACCGTGGGAACCGGCGGCACCGCGGCGGGTCTGATCCTGGGATCGCTGATTTTCCCGGATATCGGAAGGATCGTGGGGGTCCGGGTCATCGAGAAATCCTTCGTCAACCGGCCGATCATCGCCTGGGAGATAAACCGCACCAGACGCTTCATGAAGCGGTTGGGCGCGGACCCCGCTGTCGGGCGGGTTCGTTCCTCGGATATCGAGATGCTGGACTACATGGGGCCCGCTTATGCCGAGTCCACGCCGGAGTGTCTCCAGGCCATCGAACTTCTCGAGAGACTCGAGGGCATCACCCTCGATGTGACCTATACCGGAAAGACGATGGCGGCCCTTTTGGATCGGGCCCACAAAGACCGAAACAAACGATACCTCTTCTGGCACACCCTCAACACCGTGGATATCTCCACGATCACCGACGCCCTCCCGGATCCGTGCGAGGCGCCGGAGTGTTTCCACACGCATCTCGGTGTCGATACGAGTGGGGGCACCACTTGA
- a CDS encoding ABC transporter ATP-binding protein: protein MEYAAVVKNLTRTFGDFTAVDRVSFRVQTGEIFGFLGPNGAGKSTTIRMLNGILMPTSGDARILGFDVYTQVEEIKANIGYMSQRFSLYDDLTVMENIEFYGGIYRVPKEIRKKRYRWALQMAGLSDKKDSLTGTLPIGWKQRLALGCAVLHEPRLLFLDEPTSGVDPASRRDFWELIGSMAENGTTVFVTTHYMDEAEHCDRLGLIYKGRLITIGTPEELKKSSMPGTVLEVRSDRVLEVMETVEGIPGVLEAAVFGRNMHVVVDDPVRVTSSIKKVCADRDIDITGIEAIDPSLEDVFVSLIYKEDMTNGVED from the coding sequence ATGGAATACGCGGCGGTGGTGAAAAACCTGACCCGGACCTTCGGCGATTTTACGGCCGTGGATCGGGTAAGCTTTCGGGTTCAAACCGGGGAGATCTTCGGATTTCTGGGTCCCAACGGCGCCGGCAAGTCCACCACCATCAGAATGCTCAACGGCATTCTCATGCCCACCTCCGGCGACGCCCGGATCCTCGGGTTTGATGTCTACACCCAGGTGGAGGAGATCAAGGCGAACATCGGGTATATGTCCCAGAGGTTTTCCCTCTATGACGACCTGACGGTGATGGAGAACATCGAGTTCTACGGCGGCATTTATCGGGTGCCCAAGGAGATTCGAAAAAAGCGATACCGCTGGGCGCTTCAGATGGCGGGACTGAGTGATAAAAAGGATTCCCTGACAGGAACCCTGCCGATTGGCTGGAAGCAGCGGCTGGCCCTGGGGTGCGCGGTGCTCCACGAGCCGAGGCTGTTGTTCCTGGACGAGCCGACCAGCGGGGTGGACCCGGCCTCCCGACGGGACTTCTGGGAGCTAATCGGCTCCATGGCGGAGAACGGGACGACGGTCTTCGTCACCACCCACTACATGGACGAGGCGGAGCACTGCGATCGGCTGGGGCTGATCTACAAGGGGAGGCTCATCACCATCGGCACGCCGGAGGAGCTGAAGAAGAGCTCCATGCCCGGCACGGTCCTGGAGGTGAGAAGCGATCGGGTGCTGGAGGTCATGGAGACGGTGGAGGGGATTCCCGGGGTGCTGGAGGCGGCGGTATTCGGCAGGAACATGCACGTGGTGGTGGACGACCCCGTGCGGGTGACTTCCTCCATCAAAAAGGTCTGCGCCGATCGGGACATCGATATAACGGGCATCGAGGCCATCGATCCGTCCCTGGAGGATGTCTTTGTCTCCCTCATCTATAAGGAAGACATGACAAACGGCGTGGAGGACTGA
- a CDS encoding ABC transporter permease → MNSFFERIKYILRKEFIQIFRDRRMRAIIFIPPIIQLVVFGYAANTDVRHVSTAVYDGDKTHVSREFVERFDATDYFDVACYLTSPDEADALMDSGKVSCVIFIESGFAQHIASGDTSEVLIVIDGTDSSIASVVLGYVNRIVADYSTSILIRNVERYRGVLDEDTPPIIYSNLEMTERVWYNEELKSRNFFIPGILGLLLSLIGVMLTSMAIVKEREIGTMEQLIVTPIRSIELIIGKLLPFVLIGYIDVVLITAIAVLWFQVPFDGSFLFLFFATAFFLLPTLGVGLFISTISRTQQEAMMSTFLYFNPALLLSGFVFPIESMPGMIRALTVINPVRYMMSVLRGVFLKGTGMAELWPDLAALFLLGVLTVGLSSIRFTKRAK, encoded by the coding sequence ATGAACTCTTTCTTCGAGCGGATCAAATACATCCTCAGAAAGGAGTTCATCCAGATCTTCCGGGACAGGAGGATGCGGGCGATCATCTTCATACCGCCCATCATCCAGCTCGTTGTGTTCGGATACGCCGCCAATACAGACGTCCGTCATGTCTCCACGGCGGTGTACGACGGGGACAAAACCCATGTCAGCCGGGAGTTCGTCGAGCGGTTCGATGCCACCGACTATTTCGATGTCGCCTGCTATCTGACGTCGCCGGACGAGGCGGACGCCCTGATGGATTCGGGGAAGGTGAGCTGCGTGATTTTCATTGAGAGCGGGTTCGCGCAACACATCGCCTCCGGAGACACCTCTGAGGTGCTCATCGTCATCGACGGCACCGATTCCAGCATCGCGTCGGTGGTGCTCGGGTATGTCAATCGCATCGTGGCGGACTATTCCACCTCCATTCTGATACGGAATGTTGAGAGATACCGGGGCGTGCTCGATGAGGATACGCCACCGATTATCTATTCGAACCTGGAGATGACCGAACGGGTTTGGTACAACGAGGAACTCAAAAGCAGGAACTTCTTCATCCCGGGCATCCTGGGATTGTTGCTCTCCCTAATCGGGGTGATGCTCACCTCAATGGCCATCGTCAAGGAGCGGGAGATCGGCACCATGGAGCAACTCATCGTCACGCCGATTCGATCCATCGAGCTGATCATCGGAAAGCTGCTGCCGTTTGTCCTCATCGGATATATTGATGTGGTTCTGATCACCGCCATAGCCGTCCTCTGGTTCCAGGTGCCGTTTGACGGGAGCTTTTTGTTTCTCTTCTTCGCCACGGCGTTCTTTCTGTTACCGACCCTGGGTGTGGGGCTGTTCATCTCCACAATCTCCCGGACCCAGCAGGAGGCGATGATGAGTACATTTCTCTATTTCAACCCGGCGTTATTGCTCTCCGGGTTCGTCTTCCCCATCGAGTCGATGCCGGGGATGATCCGGGCGCTCACGGTCATCAATCCGGTCCGATACATGATGTCGGTGCTCCGGGGGGTGTTCCTGAAAGGGACAGGAATGGCCGAGCTGTGGCCGGATCTTGCGGCGTTGTTTCTCCTAGGAGTGCTGACGGTGGGCCTCAGCTCCATTCGCTTCACCAAGCGCGCCAAGTAG